A region of the Microbulbifer pacificus genome:
GCGACCCTGCGTGCCAACAGGCATGCACCATCGAGTGCGGTGCCCTTGGGTACGATCAGCCTTTGCTGGTGATCTGCATGCAGGTAGGGGCCGATCTTGTCCGCGAGTCCGCCGAGTAGTGCCAGCGGCAATGTGTACTCGCCTGCGCTTGCGCTGCTGATCAGGCGATCTACCTCGCCGGCGGTTTTTTGGATGATTTCCGCTGCGAGTTCACACTCAGGCAGAGCATCGAAAACCGCGGGTGCCAGTGCCGCGTATTCCTTGGAGCCGGCCTTTTGCAGCCACGGCAAAATGGTGGCGCGATCGCGGCCTACCAGGGCGATGACGCGACGGCTCAGTAGAGTGGTTGCACAGCCATAGATATCCAGCTCCCACAGCAGTGCGCGCACGGCGCTCTTGCCGATCGCCGCGCCGCTCCCCTCGTCGCCGATCGCCAGCCCCCAGCCTCCGAACTGTCGTGCTGCGCCGTCGTGACCCAGGCGCATGGCTACCGAACCCGTGCCTATGGCAACCATGACGATGGGATGCCCAGCACCAGCACCCAGCAGGGAAGTCTGTGCATCAGAGGTCACCGTTACATGGGCGAACCTGAGTTCCTGTAGTCGCTCGCGTAATCGCTGTGCAGACAATGGATTGCCGGCACCGGCTATACCGCAGGCCACGGTGACCTGCTGTGGATCGAGCCGGTGTTTCGCCAACATGTCCCTGCTGATCCCGGCAACATTGTGCAGTGCACTGGCGAGATCCTGTGTCAGGGAGCTGGCATCCGCGCGCAAAGTTGCGATTTCGCCTTCCGCACTTTCCAGGCGCGCCAGGGTCTTGGTGGCGCCGCCGTCGATCCCGAGAAAATAGGTGCTCATGATTGCGCTTCTTTAAGGTCCATCTTGTCAGTCGTGGAGGAAATTACCGAAGCCAAAGGTTTACCCAGGTTGCAGACAGCAAATGACACCAGGGTGCCGAGGCATAGTTGCCAGGTGAAGGCGATGGTGAGCGGGTCTTCACTCCCGGTGACCAGGCTGATCATCCAGGGTTGTTGTGCCAGGGTGACGAGAAAGCCGATGGCCAACGCCCAGCCGACGCTGGTGCTGTTACCGCGGCCGGTGAACAGGGCGGTGAAGAACACACCCAGCAGACCGGAGTAGGCAAAGACCATGACCGAGAGTGCGAAGGTAATCAGCGGCAGGTCGCTGATCTGCTGCCAGTAGAAGCACAGGATCGCCATTGCCGCGAGGGTGCAAGCCACCAAGGCCATGCTCCAGCGCCCAGCTTTGACAAAGTGCTGTTCGGTTTTGTTTGCACCGCGGCGGGTGAGCCAGTTCCTGTACAGGTCCTGCGTCAATACGCTGGCCATGGAGTTGAGGCTGGAGTTCAGGGTGGAGAGCGCTGCGGCTATCACGCCGATGGTAACCAGTCCGCGAAGGCCGGACGGCATTTCATGCAGGACATAATGCATAAACACTGTGACATCGCCGCCGCTAGGCACCGACACTTCCCGGCCCCCCATCAGCTGGGGGTTCTGGTAAAAGATGTACAGCAGTAGCCCGATACCCATGAAAACAGCCATCACCGGTACGACCATGATCACGGAATAGAGTACCGCACGGGCGCCGTCGCGCTGGGTCCTGCAGGTGAGCAGCCGTTGGGTGACATCCTGGTCCAGGCCAAAGGCGGCAATATTCAACAGTACGAACCCGGTAAAGGTGGCCCACAGGTTGAATGGGTCGGCGAGATCCCAACTGGTATCCACGAGGGCCAGTTTCGAACCGCCACCATTAATGGGTGTGCTCAGGGCGGCCTGGATCTGTCCCAGATCGGCGGGTATCTGCCACAGTAGCACCATTACCACCGCCAGCGCTGCGCTCACATAGACCGCGCACTGCAGCACGTCACTCTGGATTACCGAGCGCACACCGCCTACCAGGGTTTGCAGCAGTCCCGCCACGGAGAGCAGTAGTACTGCGAGAATCACATGGTCGGCGGCGATGTCATTGAATAGGATCATCGATACCGCGATGGCGGCCATATACAACCGTGCACCGCTGGCAAACACACGTCCCAGCAGGTAGACCGAACCGGCGCGGGTTTTCGCCGCCTCGCCGAAGCGCGACTGCAGCAGTTCATATACGGTGCTGACACGGCTGGCGTAGAAGTGCGGGATTAACAGGCGGGCGACGATGATCGCGGCGATGATGGCGCCGAGATTGGTAAACAGGTAGGTGAGGTCGCCGCGGTATCCCAGGTCCGGACCACCCAGGAAGGTTGCCGCCGACTGGGTGGTGGCGAGGGTGGAAATAGCGACCATCCACATGGGCATGGTATTTTGTGCAAGGAAGTAATCGCGGCTGTCTTTTGCGCGGTTTTGGCTGAAATACCAGCCGGAACCTGCGAGGAAAGTCAGGTAAAGCGCAAAAATTCCCCAGTCCAGTCCGGTAAACTGCAAATCCATGGAGCAGTACTCTCTTATTCTTCGGTAGCCTTGTTGTTTTCAGGTCGGCTACTAAATTATTCCAGTTTTTCATTGCGATTGGTATCATTTATTCTTTGAGCGTGCAAAGGGTTTTCCAACAGCACTGGCGAAAATTGCAGCCAGCGACTGGGGAAAATGATGATAATGGCCGGTGAGTATTTTCCTGCTGCCGGTGAGAAAGGATAACCAATGGGATCGTTGGCCAAAATTCGTGCGATGCGCGATGCTATGTCGAATCACGAACGCCGTATTGCGGATTTCCTGCTGGAAAATGGCGAAGCGGTCCGCAGCCACTCTTCTAAATCACTGGCGGACAATATTGGTGTGTCACAGTCCAGTGTGGTCAAGTTCAGCCAGAAGCTCGGCTATAAAGGTTATTCCGATTTCAAGCTCTCGCTCACCGAATCCGTGGCCCGTTCGGCCATGCTGCCGAAGATCATTCACGGGGATATCGCCTCCGACGACGATGTGACAACCGTGGCTCAAAAGCTGATTTCCCGCAAAACCCTCGCCCTGAATGAAACCCTGTTGGTGAACTCCGAAGATACCTTGCTGAGAGCCGCCAATGCGATCCAGGGGGCGGGCAGAATTTTGTTTGCGGGGGTGGGCGCCTCGTCGCTGGTGGCAAAAGACTTTGCCTTCAAACTCATGAAGCTCGGCAAGTCGGTATTGGTGGAATCCGATACCCATGTGCAGGTGGCGAACGCGGCCACTTTGGGCACGGGCGACCTGATATTTGCCATCTCTGAATCCGGTCTTACCCAGGAAGTGATCCGCGTGGCGGAAACCGGTGCTGCAGAGGGCGCGGAGGTGCTGTCGCTGACCCGCTACTCGCGCAATCCGTTGGCGGAAATCTCAACATTAAGCCTGTTTTGTGTGGCGAATGAATCAGAGGCGCGCAGTTCATCGATTCTCGCGCGCACCGCACAACTAATGATCACAGACCTGCTGTTTATCCTGATTTCCCAGCGGGACGGCAAAGCCAAGGATATGTTTGAGCGCAGCCGTAGCGCGGTAGATGTATTCCGCCGCCGGGACTGATCCTGCTTCCCCATATAAGTCGCGAAGGAATAGTTAATGGGGTTGCTTTATTTTATTTGGAATAATATATTCTTTTGGCCTGGTAAGTTTCTGATAACACTTTTCCATGAGAGGGCGAGTTTATTGGGCTGCAGGCATTGGCCCTGAATGGTTTCAAGCGCTTTGACACCGACAGGGGCCGTTCACCTTGTCTTCCAATTCTGGTTTTTTCCTTGATTGAATTGGCTTGGGCCCCGCGTGGGCCCTTTTTTTTTGCATCCCGTTGAAACGTTGCGATTGTGGAGTTGTGTTCTGATTGAATGGTTTTCAGTCTGAGCTGATCCGGTAGCAAGGAATGTATTGCTTACCCGGCAGCTTCATGCGGTGCTGCTTGATAAAGGATTCCAGCAGGGTGTCCATGCTGTGCATCATGGCGGGGTCGCCACACAATTCGTAGGGGCCATTTTTCTCTACGTTGCGGATGCCTTCATCTTTCACATTGCCGGACACAATCCCGGAAAATGCACGGCGCAGGTTGGCCGCGAGCAAGTAAGGTTCCTGATTCTTGTGCAATGCGAGGCTGCGCATATTCTCGTGGGTGGGTGCGAACGGACGCTGGAATTCAGTGGAGACTTTCAGCTGCCAGTTGAAGTAATAGGCATCCCCGGTTTCCTTGCGGTGTTCGCGCACTTTCTCGATGCCCGCGGCCATTTGTCGCGCGACCTCTTGCGGATCGTCGATGATGATCTTGTACTTTGACCTGGCCGCCTCGCCGAGGGTGCTGGCAATAAACTGGTCGATACGAATGAAGTACTCTGCTGCACTCGCGGGGCCGGTGAAAATCACCGGGAAAGGCTGATCTTTGTTGTCCTGGTGCAGCAGTATCCCCAACAGGTAAAGGATTTCTTCCGCGGTACCTGCGCCACCGGGAAACACCACGATACCGTGGCCGGTGCGCACAAATGCTTCCAGGCGCTTTTCAATGTCCGGCATGATCACCAGCTGGTTTACGATCGGGTTCGGCGCTTCCGCGGCAATAATGCCCGGCTCGGTAATCCCCAGGTACTGGCCGTGACGGTCGCGCTGTTTGGCATGGCCGATCGTCGCTCCTTTCATGGGTCCTTTCATGGCACCGGGACCGCAACCGGTACAGATGTCGAGATGGCGCAGCGCCATTTCGTAGCCCACTTTTTTGGTGTAATCGTATTCTTCTGCGGAGATGGAGTGGCCGCCCCAGCAGACCACGAGCCGGGGAGTGCGGTTGCGGTCGAAGGTGCCCGCATTGCGCAGGATATGAAACACCGCATCGGTAACACCCTGTGCGGATACCAGGTTGTAGCGCGGGTCGCCGGTGATTTCGCTGTTGACGTAAATGATGTCGCGCAGCACGGCAAAAAGATGCTCCGCAATTCCGCGGATCATTTTTCCATCGACAAAGGCGCTGGCGGGTGCGTTGCTTACCTTGAGCTTTACACTGCGTTCGGTGGGAATGACGGAAATATCGAAATCGGCATATGTTTCTAGCAGCTCTTTGCCGTCATCCATATAGCCGCCGCTATTCAGCACGGCCAGGGAACAATTGCGAAACACCTGATATTGAGGGCCGCGGCTCTCGTCGCTGAGTTTGTGGATTTCGTATTTGGAGAGAATGTCGAACTGCCCGGTGGGTGATACCTGCGCATCGACGATGTCATTGGACATACAACCCCCTGCTTAAAGTGGTATGCATTTGCATTATAAGAATCGTCATTTCATGTCAGCTCAAGTATGAGCCCGGAAT
Encoded here:
- a CDS encoding BadF/BadG/BcrA/BcrD ATPase family protein, which translates into the protein MSTYFLGIDGGATKTLARLESAEGEIATLRADASSLTQDLASALHNVAGISRDMLAKHRLDPQQVTVACGIAGAGNPLSAQRLRERLQELRFAHVTVTSDAQTSLLGAGAGHPIVMVAIGTGSVAMRLGHDGAARQFGGWGLAIGDEGSGAAIGKSAVRALLWELDIYGCATTLLSRRVIALVGRDRATILPWLQKAGSKEYAALAPAVFDALPECELAAEIIQKTAGEVDRLISSASAGEYTLPLALLGGLADKIGPYLHADHQQRLIVPKGTALDGACLLARRVATHVALETA
- a CDS encoding sodium:solute symporter, coding for MDLQFTGLDWGIFALYLTFLAGSGWYFSQNRAKDSRDYFLAQNTMPMWMVAISTLATTQSAATFLGGPDLGYRGDLTYLFTNLGAIIAAIIVARLLIPHFYASRVSTVYELLQSRFGEAAKTRAGSVYLLGRVFASGARLYMAAIAVSMILFNDIAADHVILAVLLLSVAGLLQTLVGGVRSVIQSDVLQCAVYVSAALAVVMVLLWQIPADLGQIQAALSTPINGGGSKLALVDTSWDLADPFNLWATFTGFVLLNIAAFGLDQDVTQRLLTCRTQRDGARAVLYSVIMVVPVMAVFMGIGLLLYIFYQNPQLMGGREVSVPSGGDVTVFMHYVLHEMPSGLRGLVTIGVIAAALSTLNSSLNSMASVLTQDLYRNWLTRRGANKTEQHFVKAGRWSMALVACTLAAMAILCFYWQQISDLPLITFALSVMVFAYSGLLGVFFTALFTGRGNSTSVGWALAIGFLVTLAQQPWMISLVTGSEDPLTIAFTWQLCLGTLVSFAVCNLGKPLASVISSTTDKMDLKEAQS
- a CDS encoding MurR/RpiR family transcriptional regulator, translated to MGSLAKIRAMRDAMSNHERRIADFLLENGEAVRSHSSKSLADNIGVSQSSVVKFSQKLGYKGYSDFKLSLTESVARSAMLPKIIHGDIASDDDVTTVAQKLISRKTLALNETLLVNSEDTLLRAANAIQGAGRILFAGVGASSLVAKDFAFKLMKLGKSVLVESDTHVQVANAATLGTGDLIFAISESGLTQEVIRVAETGAAEGAEVLSLTRYSRNPLAEISTLSLFCVANESEARSSSILARTAQLMITDLLFILISQRDGKAKDMFERSRSAVDVFRRRD
- the ppnN gene encoding nucleotide 5'-monophosphate nucleosidase PpnN, whose protein sequence is MSNDIVDAQVSPTGQFDILSKYEIHKLSDESRGPQYQVFRNCSLAVLNSGGYMDDGKELLETYADFDISVIPTERSVKLKVSNAPASAFVDGKMIRGIAEHLFAVLRDIIYVNSEITGDPRYNLVSAQGVTDAVFHILRNAGTFDRNRTPRLVVCWGGHSISAEEYDYTKKVGYEMALRHLDICTGCGPGAMKGPMKGATIGHAKQRDRHGQYLGITEPGIIAAEAPNPIVNQLVIMPDIEKRLEAFVRTGHGIVVFPGGAGTAEEILYLLGILLHQDNKDQPFPVIFTGPASAAEYFIRIDQFIASTLGEAARSKYKIIIDDPQEVARQMAAGIEKVREHRKETGDAYYFNWQLKVSTEFQRPFAPTHENMRSLALHKNQEPYLLAANLRRAFSGIVSGNVKDEGIRNVEKNGPYELCGDPAMMHSMDTLLESFIKQHRMKLPGKQYIPCYRISSD